A genomic stretch from Anaerolinea thermophila UNI-1 includes:
- a CDS encoding nuclear transport factor 2 family protein produces the protein MNLRGKGFYLWNIPNCEKGNVQAIAEEAQKAGLTHVLIKIADRFYPHNMSKDGKEDYVPPLVEALHARGIQAWGWQYIYGFEPIPEAQIAIRRLSQLHLDGFVIDAEEQYKLPGRKIAAQKYLGELRSHFPDLTLGFSSYRFPKLHASLPWEVFLSQVQVIMPQVYWEQAHNPAAQLHRCLMEYRNLQPAAPIIPTGAAYKWGGWRPTPQDIQEFLQAVEENELPGCNFWGWEFCRRDLPELWEVIAHHHRAPAPQPAPPSKDIIEALFEALNQQDIHRLLLLYHPAAVHVKALRTDQGHPAIERWYRYFLNDLLPQARYTLTSLHSQGNLRFFKWKASSPRGEVQEGTDTVHLFNDRILYHASNFQITHPTVSVAVESQALHPS, from the coding sequence ATGAATCTGCGTGGCAAAGGGTTTTACCTGTGGAACATTCCCAACTGTGAGAAAGGCAACGTTCAAGCCATTGCCGAAGAAGCCCAAAAAGCAGGGCTGACGCATGTTCTCATCAAAATTGCCGACCGCTTTTATCCGCACAATATGAGCAAAGACGGCAAAGAGGATTACGTTCCCCCACTGGTGGAGGCTCTGCATGCGCGCGGCATTCAAGCCTGGGGATGGCAGTATATATATGGATTTGAGCCAATCCCTGAAGCACAAATTGCTATCCGCAGGCTCTCCCAACTTCACCTCGATGGCTTCGTGATTGATGCCGAAGAGCAATACAAACTACCTGGACGAAAAATTGCCGCACAGAAGTACCTGGGAGAGTTGCGCAGTCATTTTCCCGATTTGACTCTGGGATTCAGTTCCTACCGCTTTCCTAAACTACATGCCAGTTTGCCCTGGGAAGTTTTCCTGTCTCAGGTGCAGGTCATCATGCCCCAAGTGTACTGGGAGCAAGCCCACAACCCTGCCGCCCAATTGCACCGTTGTTTAATGGAATATCGCAACCTGCAACCTGCTGCTCCCATCATTCCTACAGGTGCGGCCTATAAATGGGGAGGCTGGCGCCCCACACCACAGGATATTCAGGAATTTCTTCAAGCCGTAGAAGAAAACGAACTGCCTGGCTGCAATTTCTGGGGCTGGGAATTTTGCCGACGCGATCTACCCGAATTGTGGGAAGTGATAGCCCATCATCATCGTGCCCCTGCTCCACAGCCAGCACCTCCATCGAAGGACATCATCGAGGCGCTGTTTGAAGCCCTCAACCAGCAGGATATCCACCGCCTGCTTTTGCTCTATCATCCCGCCGCTGTGCATGTGAAAGCCCTGCGTACCGATCAGGGACACCCGGCTATCGAGCGCTGGTACAGGTATTTCTTGAATGACCTGCTTCCCCAAGCCCGTTATACCCTGACTTCGCTTCACTCACAGGGCAACCTGCGGTTTTTCAAGTGGAAAGCCTCATCACCCCGTGGAGAAGTCCAGGAAGGTACAGACACCGTTCACCTCTTCAACGATCGGATTCTGTACCACGCCAGCAATTTTCAGATTACTCATCCGACGGTTTCCGTCGCCGTCGAGTCTCAGGCGCTTCATCCATCATAG
- a CDS encoding HDIG domain-containing metalloprotein — MMNREEALRIVHTYVKNPNLINHMLSVEAAMRFYAEKYGEDAELWGVVGLLHDFDWEIHPTLEEHPIAGAPILREHGVPEEIVRAILSHADHTGIPRTTLMEKALYACDEVTGLITAVALVRPSRSLYDLTSSSVKKKWKDRAFAAGANREEIAAGAQELGIDLWEHVDNVILAMRRIAPELGLEGNIESPSS, encoded by the coding sequence ATGATGAACCGAGAAGAGGCATTAAGAATTGTCCACACCTACGTTAAGAATCCCAATCTCATCAACCACATGCTTTCGGTGGAAGCCGCCATGCGTTTTTATGCCGAAAAATACGGGGAAGATGCCGAGTTATGGGGCGTTGTAGGATTGCTCCACGATTTTGACTGGGAAATCCACCCTACGCTGGAAGAACACCCCATTGCTGGTGCTCCCATCCTGCGGGAACACGGCGTCCCGGAAGAGATTGTGCGTGCCATCCTCTCCCACGCTGACCATACGGGCATTCCCCGTACCACGTTGATGGAAAAAGCCCTGTATGCCTGCGATGAAGTTACGGGGCTGATCACTGCAGTAGCCCTGGTACGTCCTTCTCGCTCTCTGTATGACCTGACTTCCTCTTCGGTCAAAAAGAAGTGGAAAGACCGCGCTTTTGCCGCAGGAGCAAACCGTGAGGAAATTGCCGCTGGCGCGCAGGAATTGGGAATTGATCTTTGGGAACATGTGGACAATGTAATTCTGGCGATGCGACGCATTGCCCCTGAATTGGGACTGGAGGGAAACATCGAATCTCCATCATCCTAG
- a CDS encoding SanA/YdcF family protein, producing MFIVLILVATTLLLAARGFTALYAKSRIIPVADAPEMPVAIVFGAGLSRDGTPSPVLRDRVETAAALYFQGKVKKLLMSGDNRFVDYNEPGAMRQYALDLGVPAENIVLDYAGRRTYDTCYRARAIFGVTEAILVTQPFHLPRALYLCNQLGVKAWGVPADNRYYLKRSQLIWNIRETMATLVALWEVWVTHPVPVLGPYEPIFPEEQRSG from the coding sequence ATGTTTATCGTCCTTATCTTAGTTGCCACTACCCTTTTGCTTGCCGCACGCGGGTTCACAGCGTTGTACGCCAAATCTCGCATCATCCCCGTTGCTGATGCACCGGAGATGCCGGTTGCCATCGTCTTTGGTGCGGGACTTTCCCGAGACGGCACCCCCAGCCCTGTGTTGAGGGATCGCGTGGAAACTGCTGCTGCTCTGTATTTTCAAGGCAAGGTGAAGAAATTACTGATGAGCGGGGATAACCGCTTTGTGGATTACAACGAACCGGGCGCGATGAGGCAATACGCGCTGGATCTGGGCGTGCCTGCTGAAAATATCGTTCTGGACTACGCCGGCAGACGCACTTACGATACATGTTATCGTGCCAGAGCCATTTTTGGTGTCACGGAAGCCATTCTGGTGACGCAACCGTTTCATCTTCCCCGGGCTCTTTACCTGTGCAATCAATTGGGAGTGAAGGCATGGGGCGTACCTGCAGACAATCGCTATTACTTAAAACGTTCGCAACTGATCTGGAACATTCGAGAAACCATGGCTACCTTGGTAGCCTTGTGGGAGGTATGGGTAACCCACCCCGTGCCGGTTCTGGGACCTTATGAGCCAATCTTCCCAGAGGAGCAACGCTCTGGATAG